The genomic segment GACCGAGGGGAAAGGTGGCGAGGCCAAGGACTTGCAGGAGAAGGGCGATGGAGTGCCTCAACGTCACACCGGAATGCCGATGACCGTGCCCTGGAACACCATCTTGCCGGCGGAGAACCCCTGCGCTTCGCACTTGGCCACGCGGCGGTTCATCTCGATCTTGCGGGTGACGAGCCAGACCCGCTCGCCGGGCCGGACCGAGCCCCGGAAGCGGACCTGGTCGACGCCGCCGAAGACGACGAGGTGGTTGGCGACCTCCGGGCAGCAGATCTTGTAGAAGAAGACGGCGAGCTGGCCCGCGGCCTCGATCATGATGATCCCGGGGAG from the Candidatus Polarisedimenticolia bacterium genome contains:
- a CDS encoding beta-hydroxyacyl-ACP dehydratase, translated to ADDIRKIIPHRGAMALLDGVVAVDEVNGIAIGYKDARADEFWAAGHFPGNPLLPGIIMIEAAGQLAVFFYKICCPEVANHLVVFGGVDQVRFRGSVRPGERVWLVTRKIEMNRRVAKCEAQGFSAGKMVFQGTVIGIPV